The sequence below is a genomic window from bacterium.
CAGGGATCGGCCGACGACACCGCCAGGACCGCGTTCCGCGGCCTGCTGATCGCCTGCACGCTCGTCGCCGTCCCCGTCTTCATCTTCGCGGAATGGATCCTGACGGCCTGGCTGGGGGCACCGTACGGCGATGAATCCGCCAACATCCTGCGGATCCTCCTGGTCGGCTTCGTCTTCAACGCCGTCGCGCAGGTGCCCTATTCGCGGATCCAGGCCCACGGGAAATCCCGGGTCACGGCGCTCGTGCATCTGGTCGAGCTGTTCCCGTACCTCGCCTTGATGATGCTCCTGATCGGCAAGTACGGCCTGATCGGAGCCGCCGCGGCGTGGACCGTGCGCGTGTGCGCGGACTTCTTCGCCCTCCAGTTCCTGTCGCGCAGGCTGGTGAGTTGACCATGCCGTATCTCGTGATCGGCAACGCGATCATCCTGCTGGTCATCGCGGCCGGCCTGCGGCAGCGGCTGTCGCCGTATTCGCCGCTGATGTTGAGCGCGTTCGCGTGGGTGACCGTCTTCGTCAGCGGCCTGATCTTCGGCCACCGGTTCTTCCCGGTGACGGATCGCGTCTTCGTCCTGTGGCTGATCTGGTTCCTCGTCTCCGGGCTCTTCTACTTCTTCGCGCCCGGGCCGCCGCGAGCGGGGCGCGCGCCCGAGCTGCGCCGCCTGCCCTTCGATTACACGCCCATCCTGGTGGTGCTGATCCTGTGGCTGGCCTACCAGGTCCAGTCCGTCGGCAACGCCGGGCCGGTGCAGTTCTTCCTGAACCTCCGACT
It includes:
- a CDS encoding polysaccharide biosynthesis C-terminal domain-containing protein, coding for QGSADDTARTAFRGLLIACTLVAVPVFIFAEWILTAWLGAPYGDESANILRILLVGFVFNAVAQVPYSRIQAHGKSRVTALVHLVELFPYLALMMLLIGKYGLIGAAAAWTVRVCADFFALQFLSRRLVS